A region from the bacterium genome encodes:
- the apgM gene encoding 2,3-bisphosphoglycerate-independent phosphoglycerate mutase translates to MKYVVCIPDGCADEPVPALEGRTPLEVAHMPTLARLAARGTLGRARVIPEGLPAGSDVGNMSILGYDPALYHNGRASIEAAAMGVPLAPGEVAYRCNLVTLSGDGTMLDFAGGHPPSAAAAEVIGALQEELGGEVAFHAGVQYRNIMVAPAVWAEADCTPPHDISGQPAVWPTGPAAPRLQALMDASRDVLARFDIEATQVWFWGQGTSPQMPSFADRYGKAAGLVSAVDLVRGLGVLTGMEVVSVPGATAWYDTNYEGKRDAVLAGLEAGADLFVLHVEASDEAGHAGDVDEKVKSLENWDRRILRDLVAGLDELGPWRLLLLPDHATPLELRTHTADPVPYLLVDSRAGGAGGSYTESATADAPVVPGHRLMGELLRP, encoded by the coding sequence GTGAAGTACGTGGTTTGCATTCCCGACGGCTGCGCCGACGAGCCGGTGCCCGCCCTGGAGGGCCGCACCCCGCTCGAGGTGGCGCACATGCCGACGCTGGCGCGCCTGGCGGCCCGGGGCACACTGGGGCGTGCCCGCGTGATCCCCGAGGGCCTGCCGGCGGGCAGCGATGTCGGCAACATGTCGATCCTGGGCTACGACCCTGCGCTGTACCACAACGGTCGGGCGTCCATCGAGGCCGCCGCCATGGGCGTGCCCCTCGCCCCCGGCGAGGTGGCGTACCGCTGCAATCTCGTCACCCTCTCCGGCGACGGCACGATGCTGGACTTCGCCGGCGGGCATCCCCCCAGCGCCGCCGCCGCCGAGGTGATCGGCGCCCTGCAGGAGGAGTTGGGCGGCGAGGTGGCCTTCCACGCCGGCGTGCAGTACCGGAACATCATGGTGGCGCCCGCCGTCTGGGCCGAGGCCGACTGCACCCCGCCCCACGACATCAGCGGGCAGCCGGCGGTGTGGCCCACCGGCCCGGCGGCCCCCCGCCTGCAGGCCCTCATGGACGCCTCCCGCGACGTGCTGGCCCGTTTCGACATCGAGGCCACGCAGGTCTGGTTCTGGGGCCAGGGCACGTCGCCGCAGATGCCTTCCTTCGCCGACCGCTACGGCAAGGCCGCCGGCCTGGTCAGCGCGGTCGACCTGGTCCGTGGCCTGGGGGTGCTCACCGGCATGGAGGTGGTGTCGGTCCCGGGTGCCACCGCCTGGTACGACACGAACTACGAGGGCAAGCGCGATGCCGTCCTGGCGGGCCTCGAGGCCGGTGCCGACCTGTTCGTGCTCCACGTCGAGGCCAGCGATGAGGCAGGCCACGCCGGCGACGTGGACGAGAAGGTCAAGAGCCTCGAGAACTGGGACCGGCGCATCCTCCGCGACCTGGTGGCGGGGCTCGACGAGCTCGGTCCGTGGCGACTGCTGCTGCTGCCCGACCACGCCACGCCGCTGGAGTTGCGGACCCACACCGCCGACCCGGTGCCGTACCTGCTGGTGGATTCACGCGCCGGGGGGGCCGGCGGTTCCTACACCGAGTCGGCGACGGCGGACGCACCGGTGGTGCCCGGCCACCGCCTGATGGGGGAGTTGCTGCGGCCCTGA
- a CDS encoding DUF4411 family protein, with the protein MLRLLDANVFITAKNTYYGFDLVPAFWTWLEGRATAGVLASTDLVYQELKDGGDELAHWVGSRRELLFHVSSASSEVAGHVSDLGDWARGEGYREHVVEDFMSCADPFLVGAAAAVGATIVTLETLAGASRKKVKIPDACSHLEVPYEDTFEMMRNLGARFG; encoded by the coding sequence GTGCTCCGCCTGCTTGATGCCAACGTGTTCATAACGGCGAAGAACACATACTACGGATTCGATCTGGTGCCTGCGTTCTGGACGTGGCTGGAGGGTCGGGCGACCGCCGGGGTGCTGGCGTCAACCGACCTCGTGTACCAGGAACTCAAGGATGGAGGCGACGAACTGGCCCACTGGGTCGGCAGCCGGCGCGAACTCCTGTTCCATGTGAGCTCCGCCTCCTCGGAGGTAGCGGGACATGTCTCCGACCTGGGAGATTGGGCTCGCGGCGAGGGGTATCGCGAACATGTGGTCGAGGACTTCATGAGCTGCGCTGATCCATTTCTCGTGGGTGCCGCGGCGGCCGTTGGTGCGACGATCGTGACTCTGGAAACGCTGGCTGGTGCAAGTCGGAAGAAGGTCAAGATCCCTGATGCTTGCAGTCACCTCGAAGTGCCCTACGAGGACACTTTCGAGATGATGCGCAACTTGGGGGCGAGATTCGGGTAG
- a CDS encoding ImmA/IrrE family metallo-endopeptidase, which yields MDELPIPDFRRAPGGAYRRPSVDLRDVIADVLRHQDWYRDFRVGADEPPLPVVGRFSTQAPVSAVAADIALSLNLDSEVRCETQRDRFLRAFVRQVEALGILVMRNGVVHQATNRPLRVEEFRGFSIADPMAPVIFINNADSHSAQIFTLAHELAHIWVGEGGISDADLTIPGGGSTHIEAYCNEVAGEVLLPWDRIADSWKRRTSSESEWLGGVAAEFRVSTVMVARQLWTHGAISRQRFFELYEAERAKWNAQRATTSSGGDYYKNVPIRNSRLLTEAVLESVGASEMLIRDASRLLGVKPANLPKLRASLGGT from the coding sequence GTGGACGAGTTGCCGATTCCCGACTTCCGTCGCGCTCCCGGAGGGGCCTACCGAAGGCCGTCGGTCGACCTTCGCGACGTGATAGCCGACGTCCTGCGGCACCAGGACTGGTACCGGGACTTCAGGGTCGGTGCTGATGAGCCCCCCCTCCCGGTCGTGGGGCGGTTCTCGACCCAAGCCCCGGTTTCCGCAGTGGCGGCAGACATTGCCCTGAGCCTCAATCTTGATTCCGAAGTCCGTTGCGAAACCCAGCGAGATCGATTCCTCAGGGCGTTTGTCCGACAGGTTGAGGCCTTGGGAATCCTGGTCATGAGAAACGGGGTCGTTCACCAGGCGACGAATCGTCCCCTTCGCGTCGAGGAGTTCCGCGGCTTCTCGATTGCGGATCCCATGGCCCCGGTGATCTTCATCAACAACGCGGACAGTCACTCCGCCCAGATCTTCACCCTGGCTCATGAACTGGCGCACATCTGGGTCGGCGAGGGTGGAATCTCGGACGCAGACTTGACGATCCCGGGAGGCGGGTCGACACATATCGAGGCGTATTGCAATGAAGTTGCGGGCGAAGTTCTGCTGCCCTGGGACCGCATCGCTGATAGCTGGAAGCGCCGGACCTCCTCGGAGAGCGAATGGCTCGGGGGTGTAGCTGCAGAGTTTCGTGTCTCGACCGTCATGGTCGCCAGACAACTCTGGACGCACGGGGCGATCAGCCGCCAGAGATTCTTCGAACTCTACGAGGCCGAGCGGGCCAAGTGGAACGCGCAGCGCGCGACAACGTCTTCGGGGGGCGACTACTACAAGAACGTCCCGATCCGCAACAGCCGGCTTCTCACCGAGGCCGTCCTTGAGAGCGTCGGCGCGTCGGAGATGTTGATACGCGACGCTTCCCGGCTTCTCGGAGTCAAGCCTGCGAACCTTCCCAAACTCCGGGCTTCCCTGGGCGGCACATAG
- the thrC gene encoding threonine synthase, translating to MPVASAGVPFSEAAGAPPASPPGRPLSDYAQTAVEVMWPFVAGQIDRQAFEQLTAEAYATFEHPDVAPLVPLDEGEGLWLMELFHGPTLAFKDIALQLVGRLFDHELARRGERVTIVGATSGDTGSAAIEACRDRDSLDIFVLHPRGRVSEVQRRQMTTVPSANVHNIALDGSFDDCQDLVKAMFADEAFRGRHRLAAVNSINFARVMAQIVYYVVAARALAGAGAARPVSFAVPTGNFGNVYAGYAAHRMGLGVEQFVVGSNVNDILTRFFDSARLEIRRVMPTMSPSMDIQVSSNLERLLFELNGRDGAATAALLEGFRAAGEAELPPGPAAGLSPLWSGARVGEAQTLAVIGDTYDRTGMMIDPHTAVGVGAATTARRDPEVPLVVLATAHPAKFPDAVARACGRRPELPEHLADLGERPERCVELDNDLAGVQRFVAAHTRVAGDR from the coding sequence ATGCCGGTGGCTAGCGCAGGCGTGCCATTTTCAGAGGCCGCCGGAGCGCCACCGGCGTCCCCACCCGGACGCCCGCTGTCCGACTACGCCCAGACCGCCGTCGAGGTCATGTGGCCGTTCGTGGCAGGCCAGATCGACAGGCAGGCCTTCGAGCAGCTCACCGCCGAGGCCTACGCCACGTTCGAGCATCCCGACGTGGCCCCCCTCGTCCCCCTCGACGAGGGCGAGGGCCTCTGGCTCATGGAGCTGTTCCACGGGCCCACGCTGGCGTTCAAGGACATCGCCCTGCAGCTGGTGGGCAGGCTGTTCGACCACGAGCTGGCCCGGCGCGGCGAGCGGGTCACCATCGTGGGGGCAACCTCGGGCGACACCGGCTCGGCCGCCATCGAGGCGTGCCGCGACCGCGACTCTCTCGACATCTTCGTGCTGCACCCGCGCGGCCGCGTCTCGGAGGTGCAGCGCCGCCAGATGACCACGGTGCCCTCCGCCAACGTGCACAACATCGCCCTCGACGGCAGCTTCGACGACTGCCAGGACCTGGTGAAGGCCATGTTCGCCGACGAGGCCTTCCGCGGCCGGCACCGGCTGGCGGCGGTGAACTCCATCAACTTCGCCAGGGTCATGGCCCAGATCGTCTACTACGTGGTGGCGGCCCGGGCCCTCGCCGGCGCGGGGGCCGCCCGGCCGGTGAGCTTCGCCGTGCCGACCGGCAATTTCGGCAACGTGTACGCCGGGTACGCGGCGCACCGCATGGGCCTCGGCGTGGAGCAGTTCGTGGTCGGCAGCAACGTCAACGACATCCTCACCCGTTTCTTCGACTCGGCCCGCCTGGAGATCCGCCGGGTGATGCCCACCATGTCGCCGAGCATGGACATCCAGGTGTCGTCCAACCTGGAGCGGCTGCTGTTCGAGTTGAACGGCCGCGACGGTGCCGCCACCGCCGCGTTGCTGGAGGGCTTCCGTGCCGCCGGCGAGGCCGAGCTGCCGCCGGGTCCGGCCGCCGGGCTGTCTCCCCTCTGGTCGGGGGCCCGGGTCGGCGAGGCGCAGACGCTGGCGGTCATCGGCGACACCTACGACCGCACCGGGATGATGATCGATCCGCACACCGCGGTGGGTGTGGGCGCGGCAACGACCGCCCGGCGCGACCCGGAGGTCCCGCTGGTAGTGCTGGCCACGGCGCATCCGGCCAAGTTCCCCGACGCCGTGGCGCGAGCCTGCGGGCGCCGCCCCGAGCTTCCCGAGCACCTCGCCGACCTGGGCGAGCGGCCCGAGCGCTGCGTCGAGTTGGACAACGACCTGGCGGGGGTGCAGCGTTTCGTGGCGGCGCACACCCGTGTCGCCGGCGACCGCTGA
- the prfA gene encoding peptide chain release factor 1 has protein sequence MSIDPHSERFQALAVERADIEARLAGVDLARDRNAFRQVTRRYKQLSEITDRVDALRAAIDDRDAAVELLGEATPAEAESLQAEAAEAEERIAALEAELTDLLAPRDPNEGKDVIVEIRGAEGGEEANLFARELFEMYLAFAEAQGWKVDVLGSQASDLGGITHVAFEVSGDGVWRRLRFEGGPHRVQRVPETESQGRIHTSSATVSVLPTADEVEVQIDEADLQISVFRSSGPGGQSVNTTDSAVRVTHKPTGLVVSMQDEKSQLQNRNKALQVLRARLLRLEQERAAAEASDQRRSQIGRGGRSEKIRTYNYKENRVTDHRIGLTLYKLDRVLAGALEEIVEALARHDREQALAGATS, from the coding sequence ATGAGCATCGATCCCCACTCCGAGCGCTTCCAGGCGCTGGCAGTCGAGCGCGCCGACATCGAGGCGCGCCTCGCCGGCGTCGACCTGGCGCGTGACCGCAACGCCTTCCGCCAAGTCACCCGCCGCTACAAGCAACTCAGCGAGATCACCGACCGCGTCGACGCCCTGCGGGCGGCGATCGACGACCGGGACGCGGCCGTCGAGCTGCTCGGCGAGGCCACGCCCGCCGAGGCCGAGTCGCTGCAGGCCGAGGCTGCCGAGGCCGAGGAGCGCATCGCCGCCCTCGAGGCCGAGCTCACCGACCTGCTGGCGCCGCGCGACCCCAACGAGGGCAAGGACGTCATCGTGGAGATCCGCGGTGCCGAGGGCGGCGAGGAGGCCAACCTGTTCGCCCGGGAGCTCTTCGAGATGTACCTGGCCTTCGCCGAGGCGCAGGGCTGGAAGGTGGACGTGCTGGGCTCGCAGGCCTCCGACCTCGGCGGCATCACCCACGTGGCCTTCGAGGTGTCCGGCGACGGCGTGTGGCGGCGGCTGCGCTTCGAGGGCGGCCCGCACCGGGTGCAGCGGGTGCCCGAGACCGAGTCGCAGGGCCGGATCCACACCTCCTCGGCGACGGTTTCGGTGCTGCCGACCGCCGACGAGGTGGAGGTGCAGATCGACGAGGCCGACCTGCAGATCAGCGTGTTCCGCTCCTCCGGTCCCGGCGGCCAGTCGGTGAACACCACCGACTCCGCCGTGCGGGTCACCCACAAGCCGACCGGCCTGGTGGTGAGCATGCAGGACGAGAAGAGCCAGTTGCAGAACCGCAACAAGGCGCTGCAGGTGCTGCGGGCCCGGCTGCTGCGCCTGGAGCAGGAGCGGGCCGCCGCCGAGGCCTCCGACCAGCGGCGCAGCCAGATCGGCCGGGGCGGGCGCTCGGAGAAGATCCGCACCTACAACTACAAGGAGAACCGGGTCACGGATCATCGCATCGGGCTCACCCTCTACAAGCTGGACCGGGTGCTGGCCGGCGCCCTCGAGGAGATCGTCGAGGCCCTGGCCCGCCACGACCGCGAGCAGGCGCTGGCCGGCGCCACGTCGTAA
- a CDS encoding type B 50S ribosomal protein L31, with amino-acid sequence MKPDIHPEYRAVVFQDTSSGEMFLTRSTIATADTVEWTDGNTYPLAKVEISSASHPFFTGTMTIVDTAGRVERFERRYGRRDRQ; translated from the coding sequence ATGAAACCCGACATCCATCCCGAATACCGCGCGGTCGTGTTCCAGGACACGTCCTCGGGGGAGATGTTCCTGACCCGGTCCACCATCGCCACCGCCGACACCGTGGAGTGGACCGACGGCAACACCTATCCCCTGGCGAAGGTGGAGATCTCCAGCGCCAGCCACCCGTTCTTCACCGGCACGATGACCATCGTCGACACCGCCGGGCGGGTCGAGCGCTTCGAGCGGCGCTACGGCAGGCGCGACCGCCAATAG
- the rho gene encoding transcription termination factor Rho: MSTETVDSQRSLFEAKSRAELIDIATAMGGRPSSRSKKAELVDLIVELAGFGAATEQAAKGESAAPAATAVATATAAGDGAGAVSTEAPPEIAAADGAESDDGADTAVATPESSNGLESATEVADAAEAGERTEGRTAPASRPGSAEQRGSAERREGGQRREGGERRDAGERRERGQGGEGGERRERGQGGEGGERRERGQGGEGRSGTATAERSERSDGERGRWEDGGTEYGNRRRRRGRGRVEEEPWEGEPVEVSGYLDLRDEGYGFLRLNGHLPSREDVYVSVKQVRQFGLRRGDHVSGGSRPANRSEKNPALLRLDTINGKPPEESRKRPNFEDLTPLFPDEKLRLERAADRGNMTTRIIDLISPIGKGQRGLIVSPPKAGKTTIMKEIARSIEVNNPEVRLIVLLVDERPEEVTDMRRWLMRGEVAASTFDRPAEEHTHVAELTIERAKRMTEAGEDVVIMLDGITRLARAYNLAAPATGRIMSGGVDSGALYPPKKFFGAARNMEEGGSLTILATALVETGSKMDEVIFEEFKGTGNMELRLDRRTAERRIYPAIDVDASSTRHEELLFERKQLQQVWKLRRVLSGLASDHGNGAAGLELLIDRLKTFPDNDAFLEEVARGPMGG; this comes from the coding sequence GTGAGCACCGAGACCGTCGATTCGCAACGCAGTCTGTTCGAGGCCAAGAGCCGCGCCGAACTGATCGACATCGCCACGGCGATGGGTGGGAGACCCTCATCGCGGAGCAAGAAGGCCGAGTTGGTCGATCTGATCGTGGAGCTGGCGGGCTTCGGCGCCGCCACCGAGCAGGCAGCCAAGGGAGAGAGTGCCGCGCCCGCGGCCACCGCTGTTGCGACGGCGACCGCGGCCGGCGATGGCGCCGGCGCTGTGTCCACCGAGGCCCCTCCGGAGATCGCCGCCGCAGACGGCGCCGAGTCGGACGATGGCGCGGACACCGCTGTCGCCACTCCCGAGTCCTCCAACGGGTTGGAGTCCGCAACCGAGGTGGCTGACGCCGCCGAGGCCGGCGAGCGCACCGAGGGCCGCACGGCCCCCGCATCCCGACCCGGATCCGCCGAGCAACGCGGATCCGCCGAGCGCCGCGAGGGCGGTCAGCGCCGCGAGGGTGGCGAGCGCCGCGACGCCGGCGAGCGCCGTGAGCGGGGTCAGGGCGGCGAGGGTGGCGAGCGCCGTGAGCGGGGTCAGGGCGGCGAGGGTGGCGAGCGCCGTGAGCGGGGTCAGGGCGGCGAGGGCCGCTCGGGGACGGCCACGGCCGAGCGTTCCGAACGCTCCGACGGCGAGCGGGGCCGCTGGGAGGACGGCGGCACCGAGTACGGCAACCGGCGTCGACGCCGGGGCCGCGGCCGGGTCGAGGAGGAGCCCTGGGAGGGCGAGCCGGTGGAGGTGTCCGGCTACCTCGACCTGCGCGACGAGGGCTACGGCTTCCTGCGCCTGAACGGCCACCTGCCCAGCCGCGAGGACGTCTACGTGTCGGTCAAGCAGGTGCGCCAGTTCGGCCTCCGCAGGGGCGACCACGTCAGCGGCGGCTCCCGCCCCGCCAACCGCAGCGAGAAGAACCCCGCACTGCTGCGCCTCGACACCATCAACGGCAAGCCTCCCGAGGAGTCCCGGAAGCGCCCCAACTTCGAGGACCTCACGCCGCTGTTCCCCGACGAGAAGCTGCGCCTCGAGCGCGCCGCCGACCGGGGCAACATGACCACCCGCATCATCGACCTCATCTCGCCGATCGGCAAGGGCCAGCGCGGCCTCATCGTCTCGCCGCCCAAGGCCGGCAAGACCACGATCATGAAGGAGATCGCCCGCTCCATCGAGGTCAACAACCCGGAGGTCCGCCTCATTGTGCTGCTCGTGGACGAGCGGCCCGAAGAGGTCACCGACATGCGCCGCTGGCTGATGCGCGGCGAGGTGGCCGCCTCCACCTTCGACCGCCCCGCCGAGGAGCACACCCACGTGGCCGAGCTCACCATCGAGCGCGCCAAGCGCATGACCGAGGCCGGCGAGGACGTGGTCATCATGCTCGACGGCATCACCCGCCTGGCCCGGGCCTACAACCTGGCGGCGCCGGCCACGGGCCGCATCATGTCCGGTGGTGTGGACTCCGGGGCGCTGTACCCGCCCAAGAAGTTCTTCGGCGCGGCCCGCAACATGGAGGAGGGCGGCTCGCTCACCATCCTGGCCACGGCGCTGGTGGAGACCGGCTCCAAGATGGACGAGGTCATCTTCGAGGAGTTCAAGGGCACCGGCAACATGGAGTTGCGGCTCGACCGGCGCACCGCCGAGCGCCGCATCTATCCCGCCATCGACGTGGACGCCAGCTCCACCCGCCACGAGGAGTTGCTGTTCGAGCGCAAGCAGCTGCAGCAGGTCTGGAAGCTGCGCCGGGTGCTGTCGGGCCTCGCCAGCGATCACGGCAACGGTGCCGCCGGGCTGGAACTGCTGATAGACCGGCTGAAGACGTTCCCCGACAACGACGCTTTCCTGGAGGAAGTGGCCCGCGGGCCGATGGGCGGCTGA
- a CDS encoding homoserine dehydrogenase: protein MRIGVGILGGGTVGAALVGLLDERRAEIAARCGTELVPVAVAVRSPERSRPGVAAELLTGDAAAVVARPDTDVVVELIGGIEPARELLLAALAAGKPVVTANKEVIADHGAELFAAARAASVDLLFEAAVGGAIPLVRALRESLAGESVRRIMGIVNGTTNYILSRMTTGGSSYLDALAEAQALGYAEADPRADVEGHDAAAKAAIMAAVAFGAEVTAADVHCEGISTLSADDITFARRLGHVIKLLAIAERVDAEETHPAEAAKGGGGVGGPGCDDSSPRTEEQSSASGPPVPTIAVRVHPAMVPEDHPLASVRDSFNAVFVEGEASGELMLYGRGAGGRPTASAVLGDLIDAAANLRRGAAGGPPPMAPARIHPIGELRTAYYLALEVIDRPGVLAAVAGVFGQHGVSIRSMTQEGLGEEARIIFITHVACESDMRATLDDLRHLEAVRQVGSVLRVIADE, encoded by the coding sequence GTGCGAATCGGCGTGGGCATCTTGGGCGGCGGCACGGTCGGCGCCGCGCTGGTGGGGCTGCTGGACGAGCGGCGGGCCGAGATCGCCGCCCGCTGCGGCACCGAGCTCGTGCCGGTCGCCGTGGCGGTGCGCTCGCCGGAGCGATCCCGACCGGGTGTGGCGGCCGAGCTGCTGACCGGCGACGCCGCAGCGGTGGTGGCGCGCCCCGACACCGACGTGGTGGTGGAGCTCATCGGCGGCATCGAGCCGGCCCGGGAGTTGCTGCTGGCGGCGCTGGCTGCCGGCAAGCCCGTGGTCACGGCCAACAAGGAGGTCATCGCCGACCACGGCGCCGAACTGTTCGCCGCGGCCCGCGCCGCCAGCGTGGATCTGCTGTTCGAGGCGGCGGTGGGCGGGGCCATCCCGCTGGTGCGGGCGCTGCGGGAGTCCCTGGCGGGCGAGTCGGTGCGCCGCATCATGGGCATCGTCAACGGCACCACCAACTACATCCTGAGCCGCATGACGACGGGCGGTTCCAGCTACCTCGACGCCCTGGCCGAGGCCCAGGCGTTGGGCTACGCCGAGGCCGATCCCCGCGCGGATGTGGAGGGCCACGACGCCGCCGCCAAGGCCGCCATCATGGCCGCCGTCGCTTTCGGCGCCGAGGTGACCGCGGCCGACGTGCACTGCGAGGGAATCTCCACCCTCAGCGCCGACGACATCACCTTCGCCCGCCGCTTGGGCCACGTCATCAAGCTCCTGGCCATCGCTGAACGCGTCGACGCTGAGGAGACCCACCCGGCTGAGGCGGCGAAGGGAGGGGGCGGGGTCGGGGGGCCGGGCTGCGACGACTCTTCGCCCCGCACCGAGGAGCAGAGCAGCGCCTCGGGCCCCCCGGTCCCGACGATCGCGGTGCGGGTGCATCCGGCGATGGTGCCGGAGGACCATCCGCTGGCGTCGGTGCGCGACAGCTTCAACGCCGTGTTCGTGGAGGGCGAGGCTTCCGGCGAGTTGATGCTCTACGGCCGCGGCGCCGGCGGCCGCCCCACCGCCTCGGCGGTCCTCGGCGACCTCATCGACGCCGCCGCCAACCTCCGCCGCGGCGCCGCGGGCGGCCCGCCGCCCATGGCGCCCGCCCGCATCCACCCCATCGGCGAGCTCCGCACCGCCTACTACCTGGCGCTGGAGGTGATCGACCGGCCGGGCGTGCTGGCCGCGGTGGCCGGGGTGTTCGGCCAACACGGCGTGTCGATCCGCTCCATGACCCAGGAGGGCCTCGGCGAGGAGGCCCGCATCATCTTCATCACTCACGTGGCCTGCGAGAGCGACATGCGGGCGACGCTCGACGACCTGCGCCACCTCGAAGCGGTCCGGCAGGTGGGCAGCGTGCTGCGGGTCATCGCCGACGAATGA
- a CDS encoding L-threonylcarbamoyladenylate synthase — protein MSRPPPPGPVLIDLRVEPQRALEEATAALRAGRVVLLPTDTVYGLAALTPAAEEDLFALKGRPADRSIAVLVADRPAAESLAVSVPEPLAELMDRHWPGPLTVVLPRPQTSVPQVGGNRETIGVRCPNHPWLRSLLAEVGPLATTSANRHAQQTPTHATEVLAALTPDHESAVGIAVAIDGGPCTGQASTVVTWQDGELKILRSGPLRLEPSNSA, from the coding sequence ATGAGCCGCCCACCTCCACCCGGACCCGTGCTGATCGACCTGCGGGTCGAACCACAGCGGGCGCTGGAGGAGGCCACCGCCGCGCTGCGCGCCGGAAGGGTGGTGCTCCTGCCGACCGACACGGTCTACGGGCTCGCCGCACTCACCCCGGCCGCCGAGGAGGACCTGTTCGCGCTGAAGGGCCGGCCCGCCGACCGCTCGATCGCAGTACTGGTGGCCGACCGCCCCGCAGCCGAGTCCCTCGCAGTCTCAGTCCCGGAACCACTCGCAGAACTCATGGACCGACACTGGCCGGGGCCGCTCACCGTGGTGCTGCCCCGCCCGCAGACATCGGTCCCACAAGTCGGCGGCAACCGCGAAACCATCGGCGTCCGCTGCCCCAACCACCCGTGGCTGCGAAGCCTGCTGGCCGAGGTCGGCCCCCTCGCCACCACCAGCGCCAACCGCCACGCCCAGCAAACCCCAACCCACGCCACCGAGGTTCTGGCTGCTCTGACTCCCGATCACGAATCCGCCGTCGGCATCGCCGTGGCCATAGACGGTGGCCCCTGCACCGGCCAGGCCTCCACCGTCGTTACCTGGCAAGACGGCGAACTGAAGATCCTCCGCTCGGGGCCCCTGAGGCTCGAACCGTCCAACTCCGCCTGA
- a CDS encoding peptide chain release factor N(5)-glutamine methyltransferase: MAGDVAGAGVVLWRELLAEAAERLTAAGVASADIEARRIVVASAGCDDAAWHSELDRPATRRGVASFDRMLARRTAGEPLQYVLGSWGFRALDLFVDRRVLIPRPETEITAGCALAELQRLAELQRRAGASGGGGGVPLRSSTQARVAAARPPAPPPPSAAPRRASVLLAADLGCGSGAIGLSLAVECLDVEVICTDVSPEALAVASANLAGLGRPARRVRLAEGSWYAALPADLRGRFDVLVSNPPYIAAGGRLPPEITDHEPPVALYSGPTGTEATRTILAGAPEWLAPGGAVVLEMADGTAGRVEELAHAEGLQEVAVHHDLAGCERVLVARRSG, from the coding sequence GTGGCTGGCGACGTCGCCGGTGCCGGCGTCGTGCTCTGGCGCGAGCTGCTGGCCGAGGCCGCCGAGCGCCTGACGGCCGCCGGGGTGGCCTCTGCCGATATCGAGGCTCGGCGCATCGTGGTGGCCTCCGCCGGCTGCGACGACGCCGCCTGGCACAGCGAGCTGGACCGGCCCGCCACCCGCCGGGGCGTGGCCTCGTTCGACCGGATGCTGGCACGCCGGACAGCCGGCGAGCCGCTGCAGTACGTGCTGGGCTCGTGGGGGTTCCGCGCCCTTGACCTGTTCGTGGACCGGCGGGTGCTGATCCCCCGACCCGAGACCGAGATCACCGCCGGTTGCGCCCTCGCCGAGCTCCAACGCCTCGCCGAGCTCCAGCGCCGCGCCGGTGCGTCCGGGGGCGGAGGCGGGGTGCCGCTCCGTTCCTCCACGCAGGCGAGAGTCGCCGCGGCCCGGCCCCCCGCCCCGCCCCCTCCGTCTGCGGCCCCTCGGAGAGCGTCTGTCCTGCTGGCCGCCGACCTGGGGTGTGGCTCGGGGGCGATCGGGTTGTCGCTGGCGGTCGAGTGTTTGGATGTCGAGGTGATCTGCACCGACGTCTCGCCCGAGGCGCTGGCGGTGGCGAGCGCCAATCTGGCCGGTCTGGGCCGGCCGGCGCGGCGGGTGCGGCTGGCGGAGGGCTCCTGGTACGCGGCGCTGCCGGCGGATCTGCGCGGACGCTTCGACGTGCTCGTCTCCAACCCGCCCTACATCGCCGCCGGCGGCCGGCTTCCGCCAGAGATCACCGACCACGAGCCACCGGTGGCGCTGTACTCGGGGCCGACCGGCACGGAGGCGACCCGGACGATCCTGGCCGGGGCGCCGGAGTGGCTCGCCCCGGGCGGCGCGGTGGTGCTGGAGATGGCCGACGGCACCGCCGGCCGCGTCGAGGAGCTGGCACACGCCGAGGGGCTGCAGGAGGTCGCCGTACACCACGACCTGGCCGGCTGCGAGCGCGTCCTCGTCGCCCGCCGCTCCGGATGA